A window of Solanum stenotomum isolate F172 chromosome 9, ASM1918654v1, whole genome shotgun sequence genomic DNA:
CTAAAATACATAACTACACACAATAATTCAAAACGAAATAGAAAGAAAGCAACACACCATACAGGAACATTATACATAATACTGAGCAAGCGAACGAATGTTATTATGCGAATAAATGGAAAGCATCGAAAAGGAGAGTTGAAAAAGATACCTTAGAGGAAACTTTGAGCCTCTTCTTTCTGGAAGATTTTTTCTTAGATGAAGACTTGCGTTCTCCCATTGTGTTCGGatttacttcttcttcttcgttaaCAAAATTGGAATACCAAAAAGCAAACCGCAGATAAACGAATCGCTAATTGCAATCAATATTGGAAAATCTGCATATGTAAATTCGGATTTGGAAGAAGGAAAGGAGGTTCGTTTGGTTTGGTGAAAGGATCTGGATGGTGCCCAACACACTCAACCCCATACATATATAGTATCCATTATCTTAGCAAACTGTGCTTATTTGTTTCAGAACTATTAACaaccttcaaaaaaaaattgccaagTTATGTATTCAACACTCTTTTGTTAAGACTCTCATGTACGAGACTTTGAAAGATTCATTATCTTAATACACCCTTAAATTCTCGCCTAATTTAAGATATTTTCAACACTTCTTTCGATTCATTTATTAAGAGTCTCATGTTtgtacaagagtttgagaccacttgttaTGTCATGTTGTATATTGAGGATGTATCTACATTTAGTTTATCAATTAgattgtgtttttttaaaactatcaatAGTTTggagatgaaactaataatttacgtcCATTTTAAAATAGAACTCTTATATATATCGcaaattgcaaatcatatagaGTTATAGAGATATAAACTATGAACGTTAAGCAAGTCTATTCAATGAATTTGATCAAAGAAAAAACCAAGTAGCATCCTTTTTAGATTCCACACTCGCTATACCAACCTCAATCGAGTGATTGGATCAAGTCTATTCAATGAATTTGATCGAAAGGAAAGACCAAGTAGCATCCATTTTAGATTCCACACTCGCTATACCAACCTCAATCAAGTGATCGGATGGAATTTGATCCCTATGTAAATCTATATATTAGTTTACGGCCTTCCTTTTTAGGATACCACACTCTCTGCACCAAACTCAATCGGCTGATTGGGTGAAATTTGATCcctatttgaatatatatatgtgtatttaGCTTACATCCTTTTTGAGATACTACACTCGCCACACCAAACTCGATCATCGGGTGGAATTTTATCCCTATTTGAGAATATACatgtttagtttttttcttaaagcGTAAGCAAGCACATTCCTAAATAAACATAACAAACCATGCTGAGCAGACTAATATAATGAAGGAAGCACACAAAACATGTAAGACCAATAAAACATTTACTTTAGTCAACCATATTAAATAAAAAGCACTTCTGCAGTAACTTAGTTTCTATATCCACAAACTTGAGGAGATCTCCAGATAAGATACAactattcttttgctaagtctACAAGATACAAATATCTGCAAATCGGTGCACTAAGCTCCCACTATTTACATTGTATCTTCACCATCACTTGTGCTTGCACGAGTATCAATGTAGAATTCAGAATCAACTTCACCATCAATGATCCTGCCTCTGTTCCACACACATTATCAACAGCATAGAAATGTTATGTTACGAACACTTGAAATGAGCATATTGTTTTTCACGATAAAATGTTAATGCGAATTAACGTAActcttttttttactataaaaaaGATAGAGAGGGGGAGAGAGTAATAAACCTTTCAAGGACAAATTTCCCTTCTTTGTACTTCTGGCTTTTCTCATGGGCTTTCTCCTGTGTGAATGAGACACAAATATTAGTCGTTAATAGAACTACGCGTGTTACATATACCGTGTGAATTTAGCTTATATACACCGATTCATATCCCTCAAAAGATAATAGAAGGAACTTTTTATGTGTGTTCCCATGGTTGTACGTTTTGGCTCTACGCGTTGCTGCCTATGGACAAAGAAGAAGGAATAAAAGGGATTACATATTTCCAGCCAAGAATCTGCCCACAGCAACAACAAAATATATCTGTCACAGTGTGCTTTCCAGAGAGCATCGTCCTCTCCTCGCTCTGTCCAAAAGTTATATTTACCCTACACAAAGAAAGAAGGTGAAAAATTACATCATATGaattggaaaagaaacataGTCTGATCAGGCCAGGAAAGGATAAAAGAACAGATAATGGAGCTAACAACACACGTCTCTTGCAAAATCAAGAAAGCCAAGTAAAGAAGACCACTGAACTAGATGTTTTGACATAAACTAATCCGTTCAACCCTGAATTAAATAACCAATTTCCGCTGTAAGACGATTCAGCTTAGCTTCCTGTCAGAAAATAAGCTTTAAACATAGCAACGTCTTTAAAAAAGCAAAGTGGTCTTCGACCAACTACAACCGCTCAGAAAACTGAGTCGACAATAAAAGTACAGATTCCATCCAGCATGCAGCATTATCTTCCATTTTTGACTTACTAGGTGGATATCTCATTAATGAAACTATGAAAACTTGAACTATAGTTGCTAATGACAACATACCATCTGGACAGACCAGGCATTACCAGGGAAACTGAAGTCTTGAAAGTAGATGGGCAAGAAGAATGCAAGCATACATACGTATGCATGTACAGTACATACCTTGGACAACTGAGTAACACTATATCCAACTGTGGCCTAAGTCAAATAGTCATGCACAAAAATAACTAACTGATGCTGATGATGAGCAAACCATTGGAACTTGCAACTAACAACAACTATGTagccagtgtaatcccacaagcggggtttggggagggtagagtgtacccAAACAATACGCCTACCTTGGGacgtagagagattgtttcctATTGACCCTCAACTCAAGGAAAAAACCATATCAATgcagattgaaaaagaaataacgGAAGTACAAAAATCGTGGCAAAATACTATAGAAAGCATGACAAAGCATTTTGAATCAAATTAAATGTGAGAAGTTCCTATATGCCTAAAGTGCATTTCTTTGCAAGAGCCATTTATATCTATAACCTCCCACCCCAGAAATTTAAAGGAATAATAATAAGAACAAAGAATGGTTGCTACTTGACTTTTTGGTGGCTTGTACTTTTGTACCATCTTGGTACTATTGTTAATAAAACCTctaccatttttaaaaaaaaagtccaaACAGGGAATATCATACATTTCACAAATGCTTGGTCTCAAATGACATTCTGTTGAATAAAAATGACGGTATTGCCTGAAACTCACTGAAAATAGACGCAACAGATTATCAATGGTAACATGACACTTTACCAATTAAGAGAAACACCTATCCACTACGCATGAATGATGCGCCAAACATATTAAACAGCACATTCTCCCGACAACAGATACAGTAACGTACAAGCCCCAAAAAGAAAGCACCAGTTGTCACTCATGAATGGATGCAGGTTTACTGACAAATTAAATCACTTGTAAAACAAAAGCACTGATTCATGAAATAGCAATGTATACTATCAATCTGATGTTGAGAATAATTAGAGGCCACTCACACATTATTGAACAGGTATGCTTTTCCATTGCGGCAATGAAAAGCCTGAATAAATAGCATAAAGGAGATTTTGTCAGACATAGTTAAACATTGCAAACTGAATTGCAATTTATGCAGCAAAGACGAAACACAATTTTCTCATGCAATAAACCACGACAAAGCATGTAAACTAACAGTTCATACACAATGAGATAAAAGGAACTTCTTAAGTTCCAATTAaagtttcaattaattttacTTGCTTCAAGAATTCCAACTTACATCACCTGTTGGTGCTAGACAATTCTTATTCATATATTTTACTTATGAGTGAAAAAAGGAAATGCTTTTAACCAAGGGAGGATCTACTAAGGGTCGAGGGGGTGCCACGTCACCCACAAGGCTCACCCGAGACTCGGtatatataagtatatatatatagaaagaaaagaGGAGGGTCAATGTATGCTTAGCAGCCAACATAAAACTTGTCAGATTCATGAAATTTTTTCACCGGAACTGAACACTTTGTATTACTGCATCAACAACTACAGAATTCAAATGTATCCTTCGCATCACGTATGATCCAGCTTGGGAAAAACTTCTCCCAAGAGATCTCCTTCaacaaagaaatagaaaatatagcTAAACTATAAACTATTTTGTTCAAACATCCATGTATATACATAAAATCAACATGATCCAACATGCTTGAAAACTTCCAAACGTCTTTACACGTCACTTCTATCTCCCCTGAAGTAGTCACTCATTTCTGGATCATATcaacaacaaaattttaatagtCAAATAAAATCTCCACACTCTTCCATCCTTAACTTAAATAACCCATTTTCCTAATGGTTAATTCAGATTCATGATGAATCCTCAATCCTCATAATACTTGGAAGAACATTTGAAACTTCAGAATTAACCAGAAACATGTTACAATTGTactaaacaacataaaaattacTCATTTACTAGCTATAAAAgctaatttaaaaaacaaatcaaaaaaaatcTACAAAAGCTGAGATTTTTACTTGTACCCAACAGTGATATACAACCATATGTCAATGAAAGATCAGAATTCCATACCTATATCTAGTAATtcaaccacaaaaaaaaaaaaaccaaaagattaaaaaaagggGGGAAAATTGTACCTTTGAAACAAGATCATCAACTTGACCAAGTTGGGTTTTGCAGAATTTGCAATTGTAAGTTTTGCCTTCAAGATCCACCAAAAATAGTCTCCCCATTTTTCACTTCACACAAACTACAGCTCAGCCCCAATTTCCCAAAACTGAAACCCTTTctaaagaaaagatgaaaaggaCAAAGGTTTATTGAGGGGTTTTAAGGTTTTAGAATTAAGCCCACAGAAGTGAAGTGTCAAATTCCAGAAACAACAAAGTAGAAAACCGACTTATTATTACATGTGGTGcagattttgttttgttaacATCAAAGCCACCTAATCATGTGCTGtttaaatgtataaaaaagaGCTATCAATATTTTATTGGATTAGATTTTCGACACGTGCGTCGCACATGATTatcaattcagaaaatatatgttatagtatataaaatttgttttgttaACTTCAAAAAAGCCACCTAATCCTATTTTTTAGTGTTgtttaaatgaataaaaaaaagctattaatattttattggattagttttttgacacgtgcgtcgcacgtgattatcaattcagataatatatgttatagtacaTAAAATCGCTTATTTAAGCGGAGATTTGAATAATTAACTTTgcacaaaatattattacaaattcGTTTGTGAATGTTTaatgtggatcgtcatatatatatatactagtaaagaaagcCCGGGCGCTGCCCGggcccaacattaataaagttatattgttactctctccgtcccatattagatgagaatcttactaaaaaaaattttttcatattatttgagcacttattaaattaggatagaattaattaattcttttccattttaccctacaattaatatgaccattcctatattgtatgtgtattttttgtaactcatttcaatgtgcattgatataaacaaagggtaaaatggtgaagtcttccaatgtattaatgatttcttaatcaccgtgtaaagttggaagtgcccatctaatatgggacggagagagtatagtttatgtattgttataaaattagtaaagattgttataatatattttgctcataagtgagctaatataaaaacttatttgtcatttgtctttttaatttcaatttcaaatagcaaataaatgtaccgataagattgagggtagaaatgaaacatatctttctaaatttaagtaaaaataaacagagtagaagtaacattagggttatcgataggacgattcattcggttatttttaaaaaaattatatcattcaatttttcggctattttataatgtataaccaaaattaaaattttaaaatcatcccaatcctaatttatgtgacacaagcagtacaaaaattagtcttttttttgttgtcttgtagatattttaagttattatttattgtaaattatagtactttttattaaagtttttaataacatatgttactttttatgtttgagagttaaaccaacttttttttatatgtcttttaattttatatgtgttttgtccttttccattttcaaaaactaatactctgtccatttcattttatatgtcatttctttttataaatatattggttattccctcttcttatgtcatatattatgaaatttgagaagttattgaaatttttatatgattctaaaaatattttaaattgttagctattgtgatttgtagtaccttttttttacagaattttgaaaataatatttattactctctttgttctaatttacGTGGCAcatgcaaaatttcaaatattaaccattttttatatgtctctttactatattaagttgttaattattgtattttatagtacattttgaacttaatttttaaagaatatatgttattttccatgtcccaatttatgtggcattaattgatagatttgttggagtcgagagaatttttttgttaattattgtaatttatagtttctttttcgtcaatttgaaacaatatatgttcttaattgatagattttttggagccgacaattttttttgttaattattgtaatttatagtttctttttcgtcaatttcaaacaatatatgtttatcatataatccattttatgtggtagcaatagaatttagagagtcaattaaattttttatataacttttaaatatttaagctattaattattgtaatgtatagtattacttatattatttttgaatataaatgttaccttttttatcctaatttatatggcattgatagaattgaaagtgtcaaataattgttaattattgtaatatgatatgtaatactttttatgtagtttttactatttttaagcatactaagtatagtattacttatattatttttaaatatatttaaatctactacttatatatattttttttagtagataagtgtgaatgtgagggtatttttaaataccCAAAATACCCTCACTTTCACACTTATGTAGTACTTATATTATacgttatatatattatatagtaatttttttttagtagataagtgtgaatgtgagggtatttttaaatatcCAAAATACCCTCACATTCACACTTATGTTCAACcctctccttttttttggtgCCACATGTCGAAAGAGGAGTGaatttattcactcttcttatatagtaaagTAATATCTTATTCACGCGAACCAACATGTGGTGcagattttgttttgttaatttCAAAGCCACCTAATCCTATCTTTTAGTGTTGttaaatgtataaaaaagaGCTATCAATATTTTATTGGACTAGTTTTTCGataataatttagaaaatatatgttatagtaaataaaatCGCTTATTTAAGCGGatatttgaataattaaatttgCACAAAATATTATTGCAGATTCATTTGTGAATGTTTAATAtggatcatcatatatatatatatatatcttattcacgcgaacctatgaagatggtcgatgaaaaatattattagttaaatgcaataatgtagataattatttcaatttgaagAGGTTCAGTCATGTAATTAGTcatatctcactaatattaccttgtagacgatatttgttgtatatttttcttgtcatctaagcACACGTGCTTTGCACTTGTATTCCACGTTAAATTGTGTAGAtatcatatgaacatgtgaagagaacaactacattttattttttagaactatttttttgtatattaatttttattttataagttatagcATAATAGATGTCGTCCTTGTTGTTggctctcatatttgacttcacGATTGAatgtatacataaataaaagatagttATCTGACTGTCAATAGTTAACTGAGAAAggtttcctctttttttttactgaaaaaactaaaaattaaaattaccgAATATATTCTATCtctgaaatcatatatataaccACTTGGTTTACCTTACACCCAACAAAGATATAGTTCCACATCCTTATAAACGATTTTCAATTTATCCAACCAAGCATGATtcatccaaaagaaaaataacaacaccGTGTTATTAGATATATAGGAgcgaaaatatgaaaaattattggtcaaaacttaataaaagatgaaagatagaaataattcATGTAATAACTATgggaattcataatattataactaaagaatgtaaaagagtgtgaataacgtttgaaataattagtaataactaagttAATATACAATGCTTtaactaaagaattaaagtGCTATAGctgaatttctaaaaaaaaatatacttacataaattaatagaacttttaattaatgttactattttttatagttatagattttaatttagtgtaagGACAAgatgaaaatgtttattccatattatcgaatacaaaatttattttatatatatatatttgcattaatgaaaatatttatctcataaaaattagctattaaataaagGTTTAAGTCATCTGCGGCCCCTTAAaattgtccgcataattcatttAGACATCTCAACTAAAgttagtacctattgaacactttaacCTCAAGAAATTTATATCTATTAGACACAAAATGATAATcaattgaaaatcaaaattgtGTGTAGCTCAAACACAAACATATCAGGTGTACCAATCAAACAATGACACGTGGcgattgaattgaattttttaaaaattgtatttaagtaatccaaaagaattttaagaaaataaaaattaacttttttaatCAACGCCCTCACCCTCTcgtcttcttcatcttcttcgtGTCAAGGTTGTTTCCCCTTCCCGCCGGCGCCGACACACATATAAATCATCGCCCCACTCTTTCATTCCCTTTCATTGGCAACACCTCATATCTATTGCGTTCATCTTCTTTCTTTCGATTAGTAAACATTTATCACATTTATaataaacaataacaaacttttGCTGGAAAAAGAACAAGGTTTATTGAGGGGTTTTAAGGTTTTAGAATTTAGCCCACAGAAGTGAAGTGTCAAATTTCAGAAACAACAAAGTAGAAAATCGACTTATTATTATATGTGGCGcagattttgttttgttaactTCAAAGCTACCTAATCCTATCTTTTTAGTGTTGtttaaatgtataaaaaagagctattaatattttattggaCTAATTTTtcgacacgtgcgttgcacgtgattatcaattcagaaaatatatgttatagtaaataaaatCGCTTACTTAAGCGGAGATTTGACACAATTAACTTTGCACAAAATATTATAGCAGATTCGTTTGTGAATGTTTAATGTGgattgtcatatatatatatatcttattcacGCGAACCAACATGTGACgcatattttgttttgttaactTCAAAGCCACCTAATCATATCTTTTAGTGTtgtttaaatgtattaaaaagaGCAATCAATATTTTATTGGACTAGTTTTTCGACACGTGTGTTGCACATGATTACtaattcagaaaatatatgttatagtaaataaaatCGCTTATTTAAGcgaaaatttgaataattaacTTTGCACAAAATATTATTGCAGATTCGTTTGTGAATGTTTAATGTGGATcatcatacatatatatatatatatataatcttattCACGCtaacctatgaagatggtcaatgaaaaaaattattagttaaatgcaataatgtatataattatttcactTTGCACAAAATATTATTGTAGATTCATTTGTGAATGTTTaatgtggatcgtcatatatatacATCTCTTATTCACGCGAACCAACATGTGGCGcagattttgttttgttaactTCAAAGCCACTTAATCCTATCTTTTAGTGTTGtttaaatgtataaaaaagagctatcaatattttattggactagtttttcgacacgtgcattgcacgtgattaccaattcagaaaatttatgttatagtaaataaaatCGTTTATTTAAGCGGAGATTTGAATATTTAACTTTGCACAAAATATTATTGCAGATTTGTTTGTGAATGTTTAATGTAgatcgtcatatatatatatcttatttacgtgaacctatgaagatggtcgatgaaagattttattagttaaatgcaataatgtatataattatttcaatttgaagaggttcaatcatgtaattagtcatatctcactaatattaccttgtagacgatatttgttgtatatttttcttgtcatctaagcACACGTGCTTTGCACTTGTATTCCACGTTAAATTGTGTAGAtatcatatgaacatgtgaagagaacaactacattttattttttagaactatttttttgtatattaatttttattttataagttataacataaaaGATGTCGTTGTTGTTGGCTTTCATATTTGACTTCACAATTGATTGTgtacataaataaaagatagttATCAGTCATAGTTAACTAAgaaatgtttcctttttttttttactgaaaaaactaaaaattaaaattaccgaatatattctatctgtgaaatcatatatataatcacttgATTTACCTTACACCCAACAAAGATATAGTTCCATATCCTTGTAaacgattttcaatttattcaatcaaGCATGGTTCATccaagaaaaataacaacaccGTGTTATTAGATATAtagggaggggggggggggggggNGggtaatatgaaaaattattggtcaaaacttaatataagaaaagatgaaagatagaaataCTTCATAtaataactatgagaattcataatattataactaaagaatgtaaAAAAGTGTGACTAacgtttgaaataattagtaataactaagttaatttacaatgttataactaaagaattaaagtGCAATAGctgaatttctaaaaaaaaaaatacttacataaataaagaggatttttaattaatgttactattttttatagttatagattttaatttagtgtagggacaagatgaaaatgtttatatattccatattactaaatatatatatatatatatatatatgcattaatGTAAATAGttatctcataaaaattagctattaaataaataataaaagttaaacTACTACAAACTTCAACatgcgttattacaagtcatatgaattTATTTAGTCTAAAATACTTagatattaagaaatagtaaagaagtaaaacaaaagggaaatgtttatataataatatctaTTTTGAAGCAAGCTTTGTGActatctaaatcacataagtaacattggtaaataaagtcatttttatgtcttgagcatcaacaaaaatatcgtgacaattctctaacttttgagaatttaaataattttggaaaaagatattcagaagcatatatttaTATCACAAGAGAAACTgtcaaaaaaacaaatgaatttagactacatcttGTTAACTttatatattggaacattacataccaCTGTATATATTAACCAAAAAATAACTATTATatcttcaaatattattttcctcaagtactcgaggtatATCCTCTTAGGATAAAATgatttacttcatcaaaatagtggtacctcacattccgctaaacttcgaactcacacaacgacaataaatcaaacgaaaatttttaaaatgcaagaagatgaagagtagaagattaaaaaaaaattgtggttgaaaaatgagaggatgCCCTTTTATTCATAGTCAACAAaaggtagtatgaacaagtgttttttgtgtcttatctgaaaagtcgtGGCATGTccaagaagtcacaacccttcgaaaaagtcacaacttattagaaaagtcacaactcatcaaaaaatcacaaccctttgaaaaaaaatcacaacttatcagaaaagttacaactcatcgaaaaagtcacaacctttcaagaaaacatatgctattcaaataaatatatgagtgttttaagttagggatattatagtaatttacaTTCAAGTTAGAAGTTCATGCTTTAAGGTAATATAAAAGATATAGATAATACATAAACgtgttctttaatttgatttatgcAAATATTTATGCCCTCTAATTTTGGATATGCGCAAATATACtcttaaatttataatataaaatatggaTACATTCGTCTTCTATAAAAGACAAATTAAaggatatatttatatattatgtctatTTTTTTTGGACATCATTTTGCAAAAGTATAtagattaatatttttaatcataagTATACTtgtttatattactttttatttatttctctcaAGATGACATATTTAATCAGTAGTAATACtttactaatttaattatttactaattaaattagaaaagtTAAAACTTGGAtataataagtattttttttcagaCGTCAGGTATTTtcagataaaattaatttgttaaaactataaaaaaaattggaaccTTAAGGAGTAAATGCAAATGTATTTTAATTAAACTCAATTTTGTTATCGCTTCCTATTTAGATTTTAGAAGAAACTCGACGATGAAGCAGGTGTTCTCCTTAATTTATTATTCAATatactatataatttttatggtCGGCGGTTAATgtacgaaaaaaaaaaacattgtttACGTGGGTTCATTTTTACAAAGTAAATACATAATTGTTAGTAAAAAGATAGATAGACTCATCAAGTTTTCATTGG
This region includes:
- the LOC125875499 gene encoding protein yippee-like At5g53940; the protein is MGRLFLVDLEGKTYNCKFCKTQLGQVDDLVSKAFHCRNGKAYLFNNVVNITFGQSEERTMLSGKHTVTDIFCCCCGQILGWKYEKAHEKSQKYKEGKFVLERGRIIDGEVDSEFYIDTRASTSDGEDTM